GTTGCCGCAGGTGGCCTGCCCATAGCTAAAATGGGTGCTACTGATTTTGGCCTGCGCACTGCGCGTAGTTTTGGCATGGCGGTTACAGAAACCTCGCCCGCCCTGGTGCCTTTAACCATTACCGGTAAAGACCAGCCCTGGTATGAGCAACTATCGGGCAATAGTATATTCTGCAGGGTGTGGAACGACCGCGCCAGTTTTGAAGAGAATATTTTGTTTACCCACTGGGGCCTAAGCGGACCAGCCATATTGCAAATATCATCGTACTGGAAACCCGGCGAACATATTTACATTGACCTATTGCCCGGTAAAGATATTATAGAATTGATATTACAGGAACGTGAGCAGAACGGTAAAAAAATGCTGCTGGCCTACCTTTCGGGCTTGTTTACCCGTAAGTTTGCCGAGGCACTGGTTGATTACATCCCCGCGGATAAAAACCTGGCATCGCTCACCAAAACCGAACTGGAAGACATCAGCGCCTTACTGCACGAGTTTAAGGTGAAACCCGCAGGCACCAAAGGCTACGACAAAGCCGAAGTAATGACCGGCGGTGTTGATACTAACGAGCTATCATCCAAAACGCTGGAAGCTAAGAAAGTGCCCGGCCTGTTTTTTGGCGGGGAGTGCGTTGATGTTACCGGCTGGCTGGGTGGCTATAATTTTCAATGGGCCTGGGCAAGCGGCTTTGTAATAGCGCAAGGGTTGTAATTTCCGCGCGTCACTTTAGAACGAAGAAGGAGGAGAACTACAGCTAAGCTTGCTCATTAGCCGCTTGTATAAGATCTCTCGTAGCTACGCTCACTCTATATAACAAGTTAAAAAAAGGATGTCATTTCGAACGACGAAGGAGGAGAAATCTTATACGCCATGCATCGGTACACGATTGTTCAATCCCCTATCTCTTTATTTAGAAAATTCCATTCCGGATTGGTTGAGGCGATTAAATTTTCCTTTTTTTCACGCCGCCATTTTTTAATCTCCTTTTCGCGCTCTATTGCATGTTCAATATTCGAAAAATGTTCGTAATAGATCAGGTAATGACAGTAATATTTGCCGGTGAATGTTCTACTATTCCCGCGGCCTTCTATGTGTTCATATAATCTTCTATTCAAATCATTTGTTACGCCAATGTACAATACAGTTTTTTCCGCATTGGTTGTAATGTAAACATAGAAGTTATAGTTCCACATAAATAATAATCGCACTAAGCTTGCTCATTAGTCGCTCGTATAAGATCTCTCGTCGCTACGCTCGCTCGAGATGACATACTCAATAAAAACACCTACATCCACATAAACGGATCACCGGATGCAATGTGGGTTATTTTAACACCAGGGAGTTTAGGGGTTAACCAATCTACAAAGTACTCCATCCCCGGCTCCTCGCTTACTGCATGGCCAAGTACTATTAAAGCTATCTTGCGGCCCTGCATGTTGGCATCGCGTATAAATTCGGCAGTTTCCCATTCCGATAGTTCGCCTATTATTAAAACATCGGGCTTGTCATTTATTACCGCCGTCATATGCCACTTAACACCGGCCGCGCCAGGTATTAGGGCTATATTTGAGCAGCTTTGTTGCAAATTACCTATTACCCTCACATGGGCTATTTTTAGTGTTGTTTTTAAATGCTGCACCACTTGCTGTAAGCTAACAGGCGGAATAACTACCTTAGTGTCGCCCTTATAATATGGCAGCCAGCCAGCCTTTTTAAGCACACCATAGCCCACTACATCCGGGTTTATAGAGTGTATATAATCGTGGCAGCGCCAAACGGTTATTTTATATTTAGCCAGCAGGTCGGCCTTTTGTTGCACAACTGGGTTATCTTTCACCACGTCTTTATTATCGGTATGGTTATAAAAGGTTGGTTCGTGCGCTATAATAAAGTTGGCACCCAACTTGTTCGCCTGCTCTATAACCGCGGTTGTGGCAAACATGGTGGTAACAATACCCGTAACTATTTGGTCGGCACTGCCACTTTTTAGGGTATCAACCGTGCCGGGTATAGGCGTTAACTTACCCTCTTTTAATACAATATCTATTATTTGCTGCACGGTATATTGCTCGTACGGATACAATACCCCTCCCTTTACAAATGATGGCACCATGCTTAGCAAGGCCAAACCACCGGTAGCTTTGGTGGTATTAACGATGAATTTTCTTCTGTTTAACATGTTATAAATTGGTTTTAAACAAGCTGAGCACCAATTTACAAAATTGATGCTCAGCAAATACATTAAGTGATGTCTTTTTTATTCGCGGCCACCCGATGGCGGAGGTGTTGGCGGCGTACCACCTTGCGATGGTGGCGGGCCTTCGCCTGGTTTAGCTCCCGGCGGCGGGCCACCCGGGCCACCAGATGCCTTCACCACTTCGGGGTGCGATGTACCGCGATGGCAGCTATTGCAATTAACACCGCTTTCCATCAGCATACCGTCGGGGCCTTTTTTGGCGCCAAAATATTTTTTATTGATCTTGTTCATCATCTGGAACATGTGGCGCGCCATTTCCTTTTCGGGTTTGGCATCGCTTACAAAGTCCATTTTTTTAGTATCCTCGTTACGCACATGGCAAAAACTACAGCGTGCACCTAAGGCATGCTCCCATTCTTCCATTACATCATGCAATTGTTCTTTCGAGATGTTTTTAGGCAAAACCTTAAGGTTTTTAAATCCTTCGTCATCATCTTTAGGTTGGGCAGGTGCCATGGCCATAATGCCTATTACACCTAACAGGGCCGCTACGGCAAATAATTTTTTATTAATGGTCATAAGGTTATTTAAGATAACTAAGCTAATTTAAAAAAACTAAAACTCCAATAGGTGTCAACAATATTACAAATCAACTTAAAAATGGCTCAACTAAGCTCATGCTTAACTCCCAAAGTTTGTTACGCCCATCTTCGCTGGCAGCAGCTGCCGATGTGCCCTTAACCTCGCGATTTTTAAAATACTTGCCGCTTTTGGCATCAACACGGCCTGCGGTTGCCAGGTAAACAGTGGTTTTTGCCCCTTCTTCTGCCGATATCATAAATGGCCGCATCAGCCACATCAACATTTTGCCCATCCCCACAAGTTGAGCGCCAAAGCCTGTATTCACCAGGCCGGGGTGCAGTGCAAATGAGGTAACGCCCTTAGGGCCATACTTTATAGCAAGCGACCGGGTGAAAAATATATTGAACAGCTTGGCTGTACCATAAGCGGTAAAGGCAGAATATGCCCTGTTTTTCCATTTCAGATCTTTGAAGTTGGGCTTGCCTATTTTATGCGCGTCAGAACTTACGTTGATTATACGTGTCTGCCCGCGCTCTAACACCGGCAACAGGTTTTGCACCAGTAAAAAATGCCCTAAGTGGTTTACGGCAAAGGTCATTTCAAAGCCGTCTTTACTTTCTTCGTAATTAGTAAATATGCCACCGGCATTATTAATAAGTACATTAATGGCCAGCAAACTACCCTTAAGTAATTCGGCAGCTGTTTGCACGCTTTTTAGGTCGGCAAGGTCGCATTCTACCACGTAAATGCTTTTATTTTTTGTATGCTCAATAATATACGCTTTAAGCTCTTCGCCTTTGGCGGTATTGCGCACCAGCAGGTAAATAGCATGCCCCTTTTGTGCAAGGGCCAATGCTGTTTCTTTTCCGATACCGGATGTTGCACCGGTAATAACTGTAGTAGTGATAGGCATTTTAGCTTGGGTTTAACACATTATTAGCTCACATCAAAACTAATACATTTTTAACCCCATGCAAATGCAAAGGCTAAATTAACCTGAGCGAAAACCTTGTGCCTGTGGCAATTAGCTTTTTATTTTTTTGTTTAAATAAACCAAGCAGTATCTAATAAAATTTAAATTTTAGATAATAACACCTCTGCCTTACTCTACGCCTTCTTAGTGTTCACTGTAGTTAATGGCAACATACATTAACAAACCGCTTACATCACCAAGGGTAAATTTTTTTGTAAAAAAATGTTAAATAATTTGGTTTATTACGAACACATCGTATATTTACGAAATATTCGTAGAAAGATATGGAAAAACTATCCCAACAAGAAGAAGAAGCTATGCAGGCCGTATGGCAGGCCGGCACCGGTTTTATTAAAGATTTTCTTGATCAGCTTAACGAGCCTAAGCCGCCCTACACTACCCTTGCATCAACCGTTAAAAACCTGGAGCGCAAAGGCTTTGTAAGTAGCGAAAAAATGGGCAACTCGTACCGCTACACCCCTGCTATTAATGAGGAAGAATATAAAAAACGCTTTATGAGCGGTTTTGTAAGCGACTATTTTAAAAACTCGTATAAAGACCTGGTTACCTTTTTTGCCAACGAAAAAAAGATAAGCGCGGTTGAGTTGAAAGAGATCATACAACTGATAGAAAAACCTTAATACTTACCATTATGCCAGCTTTATTTGTTTTTTTATTTAAAGTAAACATTGCCCTGCTGCTATTTTGTGCGGGCTACTACCTGGTATTGCGCCACCTTACCTTTTACACGCTTAACCGCGTTTATTTGGTAACCGCAATTATATTTTCTACCCTGTACCCTAACATAGACCTGACCGGTTTTGCCCAAAAGCATGTGGCTATAGCCAAGCCTGTGCAAACGGTGGCTATATATTGGCAAGCACCCGCGCAAACACTTATAAAACCCTTAGCACATCCTAACTATTGGTATTGGGCGAGTGTGGTTTTTTGGGCAGGTGCCGCTTTATTGGGTATAAGATTATTGGTGCAGCTATTTTCGCTGTATAAACTATACCGCGGTTCAAAGCCCGGCACTGTAAATAACCACCAGGTGAGGTTAATTAATGGCGAAGCCGCTCCTTTTTCGTTTTGGAGAAGTATTTATGTAAACCCGGCCAACCATACCCCTACCGACCTTGAAGCTATTTTACAGCACGAACAGGTGCACGTGAATGGCTTGCACACTGTTGATATCTTGTTAGCCGAACTGAGCAGCATTTTTTACTGGTTTAACCCCGGTATATGGCTGATGAAAAAGGCCGTGCGCGAAAACATTGAATTTATAACCGACCGTAAAATACTGAACAAAGGTTTTGATACTAAAACATACCAATACAGCCTGGTTAATGTGAGCTTTAACAGCAACACGCCCGGCATAGTTAATCACTTTAATATATCAACCATTAAAAAACGTATAATTATGATGAACGCTAAAAGATCTTCGAGGTTTACCTTAACACGCTATGTGTTTGTGGTACCTGCAGTTGTTGCGCTGCTATTGGTTTTCACGCTTACCAAGGCCAGTGTAACCAAACCTATCAACGTTAAATTAAACAGCATGGTAAAACCGGTAAGCGTGCAAATTACCAGGGCCATGCAACCTGTAACCGCCGCTATAAAAACAGCTGCTACCTCTTTTAAAACTGCAATTACCATACAACCCGA
This portion of the Inquilinus sp. KBS0705 genome encodes:
- a CDS encoding NAD(P)/FAD-dependent oxidoreductase, which produces MTANLTKQSNFDAIIIGGGACGLMCAVQAGFLGKQTLVLEKNDKPGAKILISGGGRCNYTNLYTTHKQFISQNEHFSRSALAQWTVDDTITFFETYGIEGKEKTLGQLFPLSDKAKDVVNIFTNLCDDLGQPIWCNSEVISVEKVEGGFNVRVDKEGKELLLTAPKVVVAAGGLPIAKMGATDFGLRTARSFGMAVTETSPALVPLTITGKDQPWYEQLSGNSIFCRVWNDRASFEENILFTHWGLSGPAILQISSYWKPGEHIYIDLLPGKDIIELILQEREQNGKKMLLAYLSGLFTRKFAEALVDYIPADKNLASLTKTELEDISALLHEFKVKPAGTKGYDKAEVMTGGVDTNELSSKTLEAKKVPGLFFGGECVDVTGWLGGYNFQWAWASGFVIAQGL
- a CDS encoding GIY-YIG nuclease family protein codes for the protein MWNYNFYVYITTNAEKTVLYIGVTNDLNRRLYEHIEGRGNSRTFTGKYYCHYLIYYEHFSNIEHAIEREKEIKKWRREKKENLIASTNPEWNFLNKEIGD
- a CDS encoding c-type cytochrome, whose product is MTINKKLFAVAALLGVIGIMAMAPAQPKDDDEGFKNLKVLPKNISKEQLHDVMEEWEHALGARCSFCHVRNEDTKKMDFVSDAKPEKEMARHMFQMMNKINKKYFGAKKGPDGMLMESGVNCNSCHRGTSHPEVVKASGGPGGPPPGAKPGEGPPPSQGGTPPTPPPSGGRE
- a CDS encoding SDR family oxidoreductase translates to MPITTTVITGATSGIGKETALALAQKGHAIYLLVRNTAKGEELKAYIIEHTKNKSIYVVECDLADLKSVQTAAELLKGSLLAINVLINNAGGIFTNYEESKDGFEMTFAVNHLGHFLLVQNLLPVLERGQTRIINVSSDAHKIGKPNFKDLKWKNRAYSAFTAYGTAKLFNIFFTRSLAIKYGPKGVTSFALHPGLVNTGFGAQLVGMGKMLMWLMRPFMISAEEGAKTTVYLATAGRVDAKSGKYFKNREVKGTSAAAASEDGRNKLWELSMSLVEPFLS
- a CDS encoding BlaI/MecI/CopY family transcriptional regulator yields the protein MEKLSQQEEEAMQAVWQAGTGFIKDFLDQLNEPKPPYTTLASTVKNLERKGFVSSEKMGNSYRYTPAINEEEYKKRFMSGFVSDYFKNSYKDLVTFFANEKKISAVELKEIIQLIEKP
- a CDS encoding M56 family metallopeptidase, which translates into the protein MPALFVFLFKVNIALLLFCAGYYLVLRHLTFYTLNRVYLVTAIIFSTLYPNIDLTGFAQKHVAIAKPVQTVAIYWQAPAQTLIKPLAHPNYWYWASVVFWAGAALLGIRLLVQLFSLYKLYRGSKPGTVNNHQVRLINGEAAPFSFWRSIYVNPANHTPTDLEAILQHEQVHVNGLHTVDILLAELSSIFYWFNPGIWLMKKAVRENIEFITDRKILNKGFDTKTYQYSLVNVSFNSNTPGIVNHFNISTIKKRIIMMNAKRSSRFTLTRYVFVVPAVVALLLVFTLTKASVTKPINVKLNSMVKPVSVQITRAMQPVTAAIKTAATSFKTAITIQPDTVPDKPEKLKIVADMKVEIDSVRKANINKARGTVTITTNNNLNINSMDSANFVVNGVKTKPSDFKNVNPQNIEAINIVSADALDGILGPDRDLRFDNNNKVVFVTTKDSEAGKKLLKKLGTNRQLTNLRVIKDGVPQSINGTDIAIFGKGSGGSASSISGTGVARNNGTVTVTNYANPKLFRTDSGLRFKNGVGLQLDKNITDNTGLAQVEVFERPATLNKLNNQVHFINSNGNVNRISDKLIIIDGKEATEKELKKISAFDIDRMDIQSNSDTIKKYGDKAKYGVVYIYTKKGK